The following nucleotide sequence is from Alkalihalobacillus sp. LMS39.
TAGAAATTATAGCCGCTAATGAAGTGGAAAGTGAAGTGGAAGTAGAAGTAGAAACAAACGAACCCACATCGGTGGTAGCAGCAACAACACCAGTATTGCAAAATGGGGTGCGGCATCGAGATGTTGTCGATTTAAAAATCAACCTCGAGAAAGCCGGATTTCAGGTCCCCGGAAACACAACCGATTTCTTTGGTCCTCAAACCGAAGCGAGGGTCAAAGAGTTTCAACGAGCATTTGGATTGACCGCTGACGGAGTCGCTGGTCCTGCCACACTCAGTAAACTTAACGAAGTCATTTCTTCATTAGGAACCGTTCCGTTATTACGAAATGGGGTGCGTCATCCTGCTGTGATTGAGTTGAAAATCAACCTTGAAAAAGTTGGATTTCAAGTTCCTGGCAATACGACCGACTTCTTTGGTTCTCAAACTGAAGCCAAAGTCAAAGAATTTCAACGTGCTTATGGATTAACTGCTGATGGAGTAGCAGGTCCCGCCACACTTAACAAACTTGATGAAGCTGTTTCTACTCTTGCAATTACACCTTTGTTACGAAATGGCGTGCGTCATCCTGCCGTGATTGAGTTGAAAATTAATCTTGAAAAGGTTGGTTTCCAAGTTCCTGGTAATACGACCGACTTCTTTGGCTCACAAACGGAAACACAAGTTAGAGCATTTCAGCGCGTTTACGGACTCACTGTTGATGGGATTGCTGGTCCGTTAACACTTCAAACATTGGATGAAGTCGTCGTGACATCAGCAAATGCACCATTGTTACGAAATGGAGTACGACACCCTTCCGTTATCACACTTAAAGTAAACTTAAGCAGACTCGGGTTTACAGTACCAGGAAATACGACGGACTTTTTCGGTGCTCAAACAGAGACAATGGTAAGGTCTTTCCAACGTACACACGGACTAACTGCTGACGGAATCGCCGGTCCACAGACATTAGCGAAAATACAAGAATTAATAGCTAACCCTAATAGCTTATCTGCTCTTAGAAACGGCGTTTATCACCCAGATGTAGTTACGTTAAAAATTAATTTAGCCAAAGCTGGATTCCCGGTTCCTGGAAGTACGACGGACTTTTTCGGTTCACAAACCGAAGCGCAAGTTCGAGCATTCCAGCGCTATCATAGGCTTAGCGTTGATGGAATGGCTGGTCCACAAACATTGAGTAAAATCAATGAAGTCATTACTTCGTTAAATAACCGTAACTTTTTACGTGTAGGAAGTTCTTCAGAAGCAGTCATGATTTTAAAAATTGACCTTGGTAAGGTAGGATTCCCTGTACCAGGAAATACAACTGCATTTTTCGGTGTTCAAACTGAAACGGTTTTGAAAAACTTCCAACGTTCACAAGGTCTTCCGATGACAGGTGTTACGGATACTGACACAATGAAACGACTAGAAGATAGACTAAAAGCATTAAATCGGCCACCTACCGTTTTAAAACTAGGACTCTCTCATTCTTCTGTTGTTCAGTTAAAAAGAGATTTAGCTAGTGCTGGCTTCCCTGTTCCTGGAAATGGGACAACCTATTTTGGCTCTCAAACAGAAACACAAGTGAAAGCATTTCAACGAAGACATGGTTTAACGGCAGATGGTGTGGTTGGTCCACTAACTCAAGCGAAATTACAAGAAGTAATTTCAAGGTTACCATTGGCCGGGAGAGTCATTGTTGTTGACGCTGGTCATGGTGGTTCTGATCCTGGTGCTGTAGCCTTCGGAATTAGAGAAAGCGATATCGCTTTAGACATTTCTAGACGCCTAGAGAGAAAATTAACTGCGGCTGGAGCAACCGTTGTGATGACACGAACGGCTGATACAACCGTTGCCTTAAACCAACGTGCTCCGATTGCAAACAATTTAAGAGCAGACGCATTTATCAGCGTTCATTTAAATGCTGGTGGCGGTACGGGAACTGAAACCTTCTGGGATAGAACTCACGCAAGTGCGGACAGTCAGCGATTAGCTACTAATATCCAAACGAACTTAGTATCACAAATTAAACTAAGAGATCGCGGAGTGAAACATGCGAACTTCCTTGTTTTACGTGAATCTCGAGTTCCATCAGCACTAGTAGAAGTTGCTTTTATGGACACACGTAGTGATTCGGATAAAATTAAAACAGCTTCATTTAGAGAAAGTGCAGCAGAAGGGATATACCGAGGTATCCTTGCCCAATTCAGATAAAAAAACACCCCTTGTGGGTGTTTTTTTCAAAATTATTATCGAGATTACATTTCTACATATTTTTTACGGACATACATTCCGCTATTTTAGCCATTTTTGCCCTTTTCCAACCTCTATCGGACATTGGTTCCGTTAATTAAGGAAAACAAAGAATTTTGACGGCTATTTCTCTCAAATAACGGAACGTATGTCCGTACGAAATGAAAAAGGAGCTTAAATGTATAAAATAGCGCACCCTATGTCCGTAACACAAAAAGAACACCTTACTGTGGTGTTCTTTTTGTTCTGTTATCGACTTTCTAATATCGACTGTAACACTTCTAACGTTTCATTGTCTGCTGTACCTGTTGGCTCTAATCCGTAATCCCTTTGAAATTGCTTGACCATGGATGCTGTAATTGGACCATAATAATTTGTCGGGTTATCCGAAACTCCAAAACCAAGCGCATCCAAGTCTAATTTCAATTGAATTACTTCTTGCTTTCGGTCTCCTGCCATTAAACCAACCGCAACTGCTCTTAATCTTTCCTGCGTTTGTATATCTGCAATACCAGTCACACGTAACCCAACAGAATATTGGAACTCTCTTACTTTTTCAGTTGTAAGTGGACCATAATAATTTGTTGTATTACCCGGAACTCGAAATCCCGCTCGTTCTAGTAATATTTTCAACTCAATGACTTCTGCTCGACGATCTCCTTCTTTTAAAGTGAAGGCTACTTCTTTAATTTTTTCCTGAGTA
It contains:
- a CDS encoding peptidoglycan-binding protein; this translates as MVILLSSHITHAQNLELSVGMTDESVIQLKIDLDQAGFKVSDNPTSYFGSVTEQKLKEFQEANGLLADGIANEETLAKLLEIIAANEVESEVEVEVETNEPTSVVAATTPVLQNGVRHRDVVDLKINLEKAGFQVPGNTTDFFGPQTEARVKEFQRAFGLTADGVAGPATLSKLNEVISSLGTVPLLRNGVRHPAVIELKINLEKVGFQVPGNTTDFFGSQTEAKVKEFQRAYGLTADGVAGPATLNKLDEAVSTLAITPLLRNGVRHPAVIELKINLEKVGFQVPGNTTDFFGSQTETQVRAFQRVYGLTVDGIAGPLTLQTLDEVVVTSANAPLLRNGVRHPSVITLKVNLSRLGFTVPGNTTDFFGAQTETMVRSFQRTHGLTADGIAGPQTLAKIQELIANPNSLSALRNGVYHPDVVTLKINLAKAGFPVPGSTTDFFGSQTEAQVRAFQRYHRLSVDGMAGPQTLSKINEVITSLNNRNFLRVGSSSEAVMILKIDLGKVGFPVPGNTTAFFGVQTETVLKNFQRSQGLPMTGVTDTDTMKRLEDRLKALNRPPTVLKLGLSHSSVVQLKRDLASAGFPVPGNGTTYFGSQTETQVKAFQRRHGLTADGVVGPLTQAKLQEVISRLPLAGRVIVVDAGHGGSDPGAVAFGIRESDIALDISRRLERKLTAAGATVVMTRTADTTVALNQRAPIANNLRADAFISVHLNAGGGTGTETFWDRTHASADSQRLATNIQTNLVSQIKLRDRGVKHANFLVLRESRVPSALVEVAFMDTRSDSDKIKTASFRESAAEGIYRGILAQFR